A stretch of Imperialibacter roseus DNA encodes these proteins:
- a CDS encoding glycosyltransferase family 2 protein, with product MSSRFNVPGWVRKHNFKDGDWKQASASELDRIKAGLSKFHANQPVVSVVIPVWNEEKNLLRTLSSFSAMELKYPTELIIVNNNSTDSTQALLDRLGVRSLLETKQGIAHARLAGLRASTGKYQLCGDGDSLYPPHWVETLVKPLMDNEKITCVYANYSFLPFGKAGRVQLGFYELLAEILFEYRRIRREFLNVRGANFGFRIEQGLAVKGFEMPVTRVFDNDESSANFVVFGEDGRMGRKLGEIGKLKLVRNSKARMWTSSRRLLKDGTLFNAFIKRIQNESGKLIEYAFGPKKLKHTTDDFVTKS from the coding sequence ATGAGCTCACGATTCAATGTGCCCGGCTGGGTGAGAAAACATAATTTCAAAGATGGCGACTGGAAGCAGGCTTCGGCCTCTGAGCTTGACAGAATCAAAGCTGGTTTGTCGAAGTTCCATGCAAACCAACCTGTTGTTTCGGTCGTAATTCCAGTTTGGAATGAGGAGAAAAACCTGCTAAGAACGCTTTCTTCCTTTTCGGCCATGGAGCTGAAATACCCAACTGAATTGATCATCGTTAACAATAACTCGACTGATAGCACTCAGGCATTACTAGACAGGCTGGGAGTGAGGTCATTACTTGAAACGAAACAAGGCATCGCTCATGCCAGGCTGGCGGGACTGAGAGCGTCTACAGGCAAGTACCAGCTTTGCGGGGATGGCGATTCGTTGTACCCTCCGCACTGGGTCGAGACCCTGGTAAAGCCACTCATGGACAATGAGAAAATTACCTGTGTGTATGCCAACTACAGCTTCCTACCCTTTGGTAAGGCTGGCCGTGTCCAGCTCGGCTTTTATGAACTTTTGGCAGAAATTCTTTTCGAATACAGACGCATTAGAAGGGAGTTTTTGAATGTGCGTGGTGCCAACTTTGGGTTCCGCATAGAGCAGGGGCTGGCTGTGAAAGGCTTCGAAATGCCTGTGACCCGGGTGTTTGACAACGATGAGTCGAGTGCCAACTTCGTTGTTTTTGGAGAAGATGGCAGGATGGGCCGGAAGCTTGGAGAGATTGGAAAGCTGAAGCTGGTGCGCAATAGCAAAGCCAGGATGTGGACGAGTTCGAGGAGACTTCTTAAGGACGGCACGCTGTTCAATGCGTTTATAAAAAGAATTCAGAATGAGTCAGGAAAGCTAATTGAATACGCTTTCGGACCTAAAAAATTAAAGCATACTACCGATGATTTCGTCACCAAATCGTAA
- a CDS encoding glycosyltransferase family 2 protein, which translates to MVSIITVNYNNTKVTLELLRSIEKLGMKDIQMVVVDNGSRENPGPLLKAQHPWITFVRSDINLGFAGGNNLGIRKAKGDYFFFINNDTEFKADILPRLVSMMKSNPAIGVLCPLLYYFDTPDVMQYAGFTPFNKVTCRNECLTATAAADDEGLSYTSFPHGAAMMIPKRVVEAVGMMPETYFLYYEEHDWAEMIKKHGFKIAVDTQSMLFHKESQTVGPISELKSYFMSRNRILFMRRNSRSFYLTLFWIYFLLVATPKNLVSYALKKQWGNIKAHLAGIGWNFQSPIYSQKIGYKFNNLRYS; encoded by the coding sequence ATGGTATCGATCATCACAGTTAATTATAACAATACTAAAGTCACCCTGGAACTTCTTCGGAGCATTGAAAAGCTGGGGATGAAAGACATTCAGATGGTGGTGGTAGACAATGGGTCCCGGGAGAACCCGGGCCCGTTGTTGAAGGCTCAGCACCCATGGATCACGTTTGTAAGAAGCGACATCAACCTCGGCTTTGCCGGTGGAAACAACCTTGGCATCAGAAAAGCAAAAGGAGACTATTTCTTTTTTATCAATAACGATACTGAATTCAAGGCCGATATCTTACCCAGACTCGTTTCGATGATGAAGAGCAACCCGGCTATTGGCGTGTTGTGCCCCTTGCTTTATTATTTCGACACCCCCGATGTAATGCAGTATGCTGGTTTCACTCCATTCAACAAAGTAACCTGTCGCAACGAATGCCTGACAGCAACGGCAGCAGCAGATGACGAAGGATTGAGTTACACAAGCTTTCCTCACGGGGCGGCTATGATGATTCCTAAGCGAGTTGTGGAAGCAGTTGGCATGATGCCGGAGACATACTTTCTCTACTATGAAGAGCACGACTGGGCCGAGATGATCAAGAAACATGGATTTAAGATCGCTGTTGACACCCAATCGATGCTGTTTCACAAGGAGTCGCAAACCGTGGGTCCAATCAGTGAGCTGAAAAGTTATTTTATGAGCAGAAACAGGATTTTGTTCATGCGCCGTAACTCAAGGTCTTTCTACCTGACCTTGTTCTGGATATATTTTCTTTTGGTGGCCACACCAAAAAACCTGGTTTCCTATGCTTTGAAGAAGCAGTGGGGCAATATCAAGGCTCATTTAGCAGGCATTGGTTGGAATTTTCAGTCGCCTATCTACTCCCAAAAAATTGGTTACAAATTTAATAATCTAAGATACTCATGA
- a CDS encoding glycosyltransferase family 2 protein produces MEILIILSIVAFSILFYSYLGYGLVLFVLVKFKRLFSPRKEFSTIEWPEVTMLVAAYNEQDCVEDKIRNSLSLSYPSDKIKFLFVTDGSTDKTNEIITKYPAITLEHRPERKGKLAAVERVMKSITSPITIFTDANTLLNKEAVSNMVRHFADPSVGAVAGEKRIEQTNADDASAAGEGIYWKYESKLKQWDSELHSVVGAAGELFAVRTSLYEPVPADTLIEDFVLTMGIAAKGHRVVYEAQSYALETASLSITEEIKRKVRIAAGGLQAVVRMSGLLNPFPNPVLTFQYVSHRALRWTLAPLMLPLLLVTSFMLALQGYLPGTILFVAQIAFYVMAAVGYLLEKRKTRLKILYIPLYFTIMNVSVFRGLWRLMNGKQSAVWEKAQRKLAV; encoded by the coding sequence ATGGAAATCCTTATCATTCTCAGTATTGTCGCTTTTAGTATTCTTTTCTACAGCTACCTCGGGTATGGGTTGGTGCTTTTTGTGCTTGTAAAATTCAAGCGACTTTTCTCTCCAAGAAAGGAATTCTCTACCATCGAGTGGCCAGAAGTAACCATGTTAGTTGCTGCGTACAACGAGCAGGACTGTGTGGAAGACAAAATCAGGAATTCCCTGAGCCTTAGCTACCCGTCTGATAAGATCAAGTTTCTTTTTGTCACTGACGGCAGTACAGATAAGACCAACGAGATTATTACGAAATACCCAGCCATTACCCTGGAGCACAGACCCGAACGCAAAGGAAAGCTGGCTGCTGTTGAAAGGGTAATGAAAAGCATTACGTCGCCTATCACCATTTTCACCGACGCCAATACACTGCTCAACAAAGAGGCAGTTTCCAACATGGTTCGCCATTTCGCTGACCCATCGGTGGGGGCAGTGGCCGGAGAAAAAAGGATTGAACAAACCAACGCCGACGATGCTTCAGCCGCTGGTGAAGGCATCTACTGGAAATATGAATCAAAGCTCAAACAATGGGATTCAGAGCTGCACTCAGTGGTTGGGGCTGCAGGTGAGCTTTTTGCTGTGAGAACTTCCCTTTATGAGCCCGTGCCGGCCGACACCCTTATCGAAGATTTTGTACTCACAATGGGAATAGCCGCTAAAGGGCATCGGGTAGTATATGAGGCACAGTCATATGCTCTTGAAACGGCTTCCCTTTCTATTACCGAAGAAATAAAGCGGAAGGTGAGAATCGCCGCCGGAGGACTTCAGGCAGTAGTACGCATGAGCGGACTACTTAATCCTTTCCCCAACCCTGTATTGACCTTTCAGTATGTATCGCACCGGGCACTTCGCTGGACACTCGCTCCGCTGATGTTGCCGCTTCTTCTCGTCACCAGCTTCATGCTGGCTCTTCAGGGCTACTTGCCAGGCACGATTCTCTTCGTTGCCCAGATAGCATTTTATGTAATGGCGGCTGTGGGTTACCTACTTGAAAAGCGAAAAACAAGGCTGAAGATTCTGTACATACCCTTGTACTTCACCATCATGAATGTTTCTGTTTTCCGGGGCCTATGGCGACTAATGAATGGCAAGCAATCGGCCGTGTGGGAAAAAGCGCAAAGAAAATTAGCAGTATAA
- a CDS encoding LytR/AlgR family response regulator transcription factor, which yields MRCLIVDDDEMARKSLELMCDKIEDLTVVGMCENGLEALNFLNKEEVDLILLDIEMPELNGMELVRMKPDIPQVIFTTTLKEYALEAFEYKVTDYLHKPIVLSRLLKAIDKAREVHGKKTSKEINELYIKVDGRHVRLSLDDILYVESIGDYVVFHTEKKEKFIVHSTLKNIDAKIDNSKFLKVHRSYIVNLSKIVDIEETNLVIKDKVIPISRAHKPVLMNHIKTL from the coding sequence ATGAGGTGTCTGATAGTTGATGATGATGAGATGGCGAGAAAATCGCTGGAGCTCATGTGTGATAAGATTGAAGACCTCACTGTGGTGGGGATGTGTGAGAATGGGCTAGAGGCGCTTAATTTTTTAAACAAAGAAGAGGTAGACCTTATTTTGCTCGACATTGAAATGCCAGAGCTCAATGGCATGGAGTTGGTTCGCATGAAACCCGACATTCCTCAGGTTATTTTCACCACCACGCTTAAGGAGTACGCCCTCGAAGCATTTGAATATAAGGTGACTGACTATTTGCATAAACCCATTGTTTTGAGCAGGCTTTTAAAGGCCATCGATAAAGCAAGAGAGGTGCACGGTAAAAAGACATCCAAAGAGATTAACGAACTCTATATAAAAGTAGATGGGAGGCATGTAAGGCTTAGCCTGGATGATATTTTATACGTAGAATCTATCGGAGATTATGTCGTCTTTCACACCGAGAAAAAAGAAAAATTCATTGTTCACTCTACTTTAAAAAACATTGATGCTAAAATAGACAACAGCAAGTTTTTGAAAGTGCACAGGTCGTACATAGTGAACCTTTCCAAGATTGTTGATATTGAGGAAACTAACCTGGTGATTAAAGACAAAGTAATACCTATCAGTAGGGCACATAAGCCCGTTTTGATGAACCATATCAAAACTCTCTGA